One region of Demequina sp. TMPB413 genomic DNA includes:
- a CDS encoding MaoC family dehydratase N-terminal domain-containing protein, which produces MPVNPETQGRSYGPFEPYEVTRGAIRSFADAVDARSGAHFYSEVARAEGYADVVAPTTFAVTIAQQAEFHVVTDPEVGVDFSKVVHAEQRFTHHRPIVAGDVVRAGITIESITSRAGISMVTTRAELTDADGVPLTTVMSTLAVREDQS; this is translated from the coding sequence GTGCCTGTGAATCCGGAAACCCAGGGTCGGTCGTACGGCCCCTTCGAGCCTTACGAGGTCACTCGTGGCGCAATTCGATCGTTTGCCGACGCCGTTGACGCCCGCAGCGGCGCGCACTTCTATTCGGAAGTCGCGCGCGCGGAGGGTTACGCCGACGTGGTGGCGCCGACCACCTTCGCCGTGACGATCGCTCAGCAGGCCGAGTTCCACGTGGTGACGGACCCCGAAGTGGGAGTCGACTTCTCCAAAGTGGTACACGCGGAGCAGCGCTTCACGCATCACCGGCCGATCGTTGCGGGCGACGTGGTCCGCGCCGGTATCACCATCGAGTCAATCACGAGCCGTGCAGGCATTTCCATGGTGACGACGCGCGCAGAACTCACAGACGCCGACGGCGTTCCTTTGACTACCGTCATGTCCACCTTGGCCGTGAGGGAGGACCAGTCATGA
- a CDS encoding ABC transporter permease has protein sequence MLRLALKSVRHNPKRLILTAFAVALGVALVAATLTFTSALSRGFTDLFGDIYSSVDVIVEEAPAEGEEGEFTARDAQGPFSDDDVAAVKQVDGVLYAEGSVAYETGMVLNADGDAPLGMGAPTLVYGWYGIPDIDGSTLVDGAGPSADGDVVVDVDTYAKLELAPGDTVKIATDDGVQELTVTGSIRFGENNELQTANLMYANEATVRELAGGVEGFRDIQVVAEDGADPDAIVDAISPLLPDGTRAITSQDKVAEQIDSLNEALNIVDVFALIFGLVALFVGAYIIVNTFRIIVTQRTREFGLLRAIGAQGSQIRNSILVESVVVGLVGTTAGILTGWGLALAGGALVESFSGNILGTLVLPVKAVLWSYSLGVSVTVIAALLPAIHASRISPMEALREAGTAGKKSLRRRNIVGGALTLLGVAGVLIGLYGSVPRPAWWVGAGAVLIVLGVTLLAAQVIVPLAYGLRGVLSKLWGVNGKLAANNIHREPRRSANTAAALMIGVMLLALVATFTESVKDTFTSQFATNKAELIVMSQATLIPQGAVDVIAETEGVNKVARYGFGEASVDGENFFMGIVDAEEIDGVFELETDRPLTELGQGVFIDASVEALGYEVGDQITVEGPEGSVTLEVTGLYLVEGDQPLIVDWSVGEQLVGEPDIIQALVDFDEGADLEATTDAVNENLKEDFPLVMPQSPEDIEQFFNQALDILLAVISGLLGAALLIAILGVANTLLLSVTERTREIGLLRAVGVTRKAVWGMITLESVVMAVFGTLLGIILGVGLGAALVNALAEYGFERVVVPWVWIAIYTVLSMIAGVIAAIWPAWRASRLDILKAIAADG, from the coding sequence ATGCTGAGACTTGCACTCAAGTCGGTTCGGCATAACCCGAAGCGGCTCATTCTCACGGCCTTTGCCGTCGCCCTTGGCGTCGCGCTCGTGGCCGCGACGCTGACGTTTACATCCGCGCTATCGCGCGGCTTCACCGACCTGTTCGGTGACATCTACAGCTCCGTCGACGTGATCGTCGAGGAGGCTCCAGCCGAGGGCGAAGAGGGCGAGTTCACCGCGCGCGACGCCCAAGGCCCGTTCTCAGACGATGACGTGGCCGCCGTCAAGCAGGTGGATGGCGTGCTGTACGCCGAAGGCTCGGTTGCCTACGAGACGGGTATGGTGCTCAACGCCGACGGTGATGCACCGCTTGGCATGGGCGCACCCACGCTGGTGTACGGCTGGTACGGGATTCCCGACATCGACGGTTCCACCCTGGTCGACGGAGCGGGGCCGTCGGCCGACGGCGACGTCGTGGTCGACGTCGACACCTACGCGAAGCTCGAGCTGGCGCCCGGCGACACGGTCAAGATCGCGACGGACGACGGCGTGCAGGAGCTCACCGTCACCGGCTCGATTCGCTTTGGCGAGAACAACGAGCTCCAGACCGCCAACCTCATGTATGCCAACGAGGCGACGGTGCGCGAACTTGCTGGCGGGGTCGAGGGCTTCCGCGACATTCAAGTGGTGGCAGAAGACGGTGCGGACCCCGACGCGATCGTGGACGCGATCTCTCCCCTCCTGCCCGACGGTACGCGTGCTATCACCTCGCAAGACAAGGTTGCGGAACAGATCGACTCACTCAACGAGGCGCTCAACATCGTGGATGTGTTCGCGTTGATCTTTGGACTCGTGGCCCTGTTCGTTGGCGCGTACATCATCGTCAACACCTTCAGGATCATCGTGACCCAGCGCACCAGGGAGTTCGGACTGCTCCGGGCGATCGGCGCGCAGGGCTCACAAATCCGCAACTCGATCCTTGTCGAGTCCGTGGTGGTCGGCCTCGTCGGAACGACGGCGGGAATCCTGACTGGTTGGGGCCTCGCTCTCGCCGGTGGTGCCTTGGTCGAGTCCTTCAGCGGCAACATCCTTGGCACGCTCGTGTTGCCAGTGAAGGCGGTGCTGTGGAGCTACTCGCTGGGCGTCTCCGTGACGGTCATTGCGGCGTTGCTCCCCGCGATCCACGCCTCGCGCATCTCCCCCATGGAGGCGCTCCGCGAGGCCGGTACTGCCGGCAAGAAGTCGCTACGGCGACGCAACATCGTGGGCGGCGCGCTCACCCTGTTGGGTGTCGCTGGCGTGTTGATTGGCCTGTATGGCTCGGTTCCCAGGCCCGCGTGGTGGGTGGGCGCAGGGGCCGTGCTGATCGTGCTCGGCGTCACGCTGCTCGCCGCGCAGGTGATCGTTCCGCTCGCGTATGGCCTGCGGGGCGTGCTGTCGAAGCTGTGGGGTGTCAACGGCAAGCTTGCCGCGAACAACATTCACCGCGAGCCGCGTCGCTCGGCCAACACGGCCGCGGCCTTGATGATTGGTGTCATGCTGCTGGCGCTGGTGGCGACGTTCACGGAGTCAGTCAAGGACACGTTCACCTCACAGTTCGCTACCAACAAGGCTGAGCTCATCGTCATGAGTCAGGCGACGCTGATCCCGCAAGGGGCCGTCGACGTCATCGCCGAGACGGAAGGCGTCAACAAGGTTGCCCGCTACGGGTTCGGCGAAGCCTCCGTGGATGGCGAGAACTTCTTCATGGGCATCGTCGATGCTGAAGAGATTGATGGAGTGTTCGAACTCGAAACCGACCGTCCGCTGACCGAGCTGGGACAGGGTGTCTTCATCGATGCGAGCGTCGAGGCGCTGGGATACGAGGTAGGCGACCAGATCACGGTCGAGGGACCCGAAGGCTCCGTAACCCTTGAGGTGACCGGCCTGTACCTGGTGGAGGGCGATCAGCCGCTGATCGTGGACTGGTCAGTCGGCGAACAGTTGGTCGGGGAGCCCGACATCATCCAGGCACTCGTTGACTTCGACGAAGGTGCCGATCTCGAGGCAACGACGGACGCCGTCAACGAGAACCTCAAGGAGGACTTCCCGTTGGTGATGCCCCAGTCGCCAGAAGACATCGAGCAGTTCTTCAACCAAGCCCTGGACATCCTGTTGGCCGTGATCTCTGGCCTGCTGGGTGCCGCCCTGCTGATCGCCATCCTGGGAGTGGCCAACACGCTGCTCCTGTCGGTCACCGAACGCACCCGCGAGATCGGCCTGCTGCGCGCAGTCGGCGTCACTCGCAAGGCGGTGTGGGGCATGATCACGCTCGAGTCGGTCGTGATGGCCGTGTTCGGAACCCTGCTGGGCATCATCCTGGGGGTTGGCCTGGGCGCGGCGCTCGTCAACGCTCTCGCCGAGTACGGCTTCGAGCGTGTGGTGGTGCCGTGGGTGTGGATCGCGATCTACACGGTGCTGTCCATGATCGCCGGTGTCATCGCGGCCATCTGGCCCGCGTGGCGTGCCTCGAGGCTCGACATTCTGAAGGCCATCGCGGCCGACGGATAG
- a CDS encoding response regulator transcription factor has product MIRVGLVDDQQMVRVGLKMILESEDDIVVCCEAASGEEAIAGAAEHRPDVILMDIRMPGMDGLAATREVLKLAPDSRVVILTTFDDDEYLYGALRAGASGFLLKSADGDSLVNAVRVVAGGEALLAPEVTRRVIEQFARGPVRSIDDAGAASESVPLGSSAATTPAPFPGLDVADLAEEHIPSPEAIGDLSDREVQVLQLMARGMSNQEIAKELFVSNTTVKTHVSHILTKLGVRDRVQAVVEAYDSGIVIPKP; this is encoded by the coding sequence GTGATCAGGGTAGGGCTCGTTGACGATCAGCAGATGGTGCGCGTCGGCCTCAAGATGATTCTGGAGTCGGAAGACGACATCGTCGTATGTTGCGAGGCCGCCTCGGGTGAAGAGGCGATCGCCGGAGCGGCGGAGCACCGTCCCGATGTGATTCTCATGGACATCCGCATGCCAGGAATGGACGGGCTCGCTGCGACCCGGGAGGTCCTCAAACTAGCCCCCGACTCACGTGTCGTCATCCTCACCACTTTTGACGACGACGAATACCTCTATGGAGCCTTGCGTGCCGGAGCGTCGGGGTTTCTTCTCAAGAGCGCCGACGGGGACAGCCTCGTCAACGCCGTGCGGGTCGTGGCGGGAGGAGAGGCGCTCTTGGCCCCCGAGGTCACCCGCCGCGTGATCGAACAGTTTGCGCGCGGCCCCGTCAGGAGTATCGACGACGCTGGGGCCGCTTCGGAGTCTGTGCCGCTCGGCTCAAGTGCGGCCACGACGCCTGCTCCCTTCCCGGGACTCGACGTTGCTGACCTCGCGGAAGAGCACATTCCGAGCCCTGAGGCGATTGGCGACCTGTCCGACAGAGAGGTGCAGGTCCTCCAACTGATGGCCCGCGGCATGTCCAATCAAGAGATCGCCAAGGAACTGTTCGTCTCCAACACCACCGTCAAGACCCACGTCAGCCACATCTTGACGAAGCTTGGCGTACGGGACCGCGTCCAGGCCGTCGTCGAGGCGTACGACTCCGGCATCGTCATCCCCAAGCCGTAG
- a CDS encoding ABC transporter ATP-binding protein has product MTTMEAPAQTPVAASMRDGYKDYGFGDTAVRALDGVTVDMKRHEFTAIMGPSGSGKSTLLHTLAGLDRLTAGTSMIADAVITHLTEAQVTEIRRNYIGFIFQAFNLIPSLNGRENITLPMDIAGKKIDKAWFDEIIGILGLGDRLTHLPAELSGGQQQRVAVARALVARPEIIFADEPSGNLDSKSGAELLGFMRRAVKEFGQTIVMVTHDPTAASYADRILFLEDGKIVDEMREPTAEKVLDRMKQMGH; this is encoded by the coding sequence ATGACCACCATGGAAGCACCAGCGCAGACGCCCGTGGCGGCATCGATGCGCGACGGGTACAAGGACTACGGATTCGGCGACACGGCGGTGCGCGCCCTCGACGGCGTCACCGTCGACATGAAGCGCCACGAGTTCACCGCGATCATGGGCCCGTCCGGTTCAGGCAAGTCGACCCTGCTACACACGCTTGCGGGCCTTGACCGGCTCACCGCAGGCACGTCGATGATCGCCGACGCCGTGATCACGCACCTCACCGAAGCGCAGGTCACCGAGATCCGCCGCAACTACATCGGCTTCATCTTCCAGGCCTTCAACCTGATCCCTTCTCTCAACGGTCGCGAGAACATCACGCTGCCGATGGACATCGCAGGCAAGAAGATTGACAAGGCCTGGTTTGACGAGATCATCGGTATCCTCGGCCTCGGCGACCGCCTCACCCACCTGCCCGCCGAGCTGTCCGGCGGCCAGCAGCAGCGCGTCGCCGTTGCTCGGGCCTTGGTGGCACGCCCGGAGATCATCTTCGCCGACGAGCCTTCCGGCAATCTTGACTCCAAGTCAGGCGCCGAACTGCTCGGCTTCATGCGTCGTGCCGTCAAGGAGTTCGGCCAGACCATCGTGATGGTCACGCACGACCCGACCGCCGCGTCGTACGCCGACCGCATCCTGTTCCTCGAAGACGGCAAGATCGTGGACGAGATGCGCGAACCGACCGCCGAGAAGGTGCTCGACCGCATGAAGCAGATGGGGCACTGA
- a CDS encoding NCS2 family permease, which translates to MATASKESTGFAKKLDNYFSISARGSSFGQEVRGGLTTFLTMVYIVVLNPIILANVPDNTGTYLGGGTEAGSGFVAIAAATALIAGLLTIVMGAWARFPLALAAGLGLNSFVAYGLVGSGMLTWPQAMGLIVIEGALVLLLVLTKLRIKFLHAIPAAIKKAIAAGIGLFLAFIAFWDSKIVRDPGAEFDPTPSEFGQGGYIQSWTMVVFFVGLLVAAILMVRKVKGALLISIVAATVLGFIIEAIRPQQWGLNVPTFDGWSLDALSFDTLFKVDLFGAFTEGSGVGFVSALLLVFSLLVVDFFDTMGTMTAVGEEAGLNDAEGIPANSQEVLIVDSLGAIAGGLGGVSSNTAYIESASGVGDGARTGLASIVTGIAFLVTMLVTPIAQVIPYEAATPVLVIVGLLMLAAAVDIDWKDYRIAVPAFLTMIVMPFSYSIAAGIGVGLIAYVVINAATGKAKAIKPLMWVAAGAFVIYFAIPALKAWFNIS; encoded by the coding sequence ATGGCAACTGCATCAAAGGAGAGCACGGGCTTCGCAAAGAAGCTTGACAACTATTTCTCGATCTCCGCAAGGGGATCGTCGTTCGGTCAAGAGGTCCGCGGTGGACTCACGACCTTCCTCACCATGGTCTACATCGTGGTGCTCAACCCGATCATCTTGGCCAACGTTCCCGACAACACGGGAACGTACCTTGGCGGCGGGACCGAAGCTGGCAGTGGCTTCGTCGCCATCGCGGCGGCCACGGCGCTCATTGCGGGCTTGCTGACGATCGTGATGGGCGCGTGGGCGCGTTTCCCGCTCGCCCTGGCCGCCGGTCTCGGACTCAACAGCTTTGTCGCCTATGGCCTGGTGGGCTCCGGAATGCTCACGTGGCCCCAGGCGATGGGACTGATCGTCATTGAAGGTGCGCTGGTTCTGCTCCTCGTCCTCACCAAGCTTCGCATCAAGTTCCTCCACGCGATCCCCGCCGCCATCAAGAAGGCCATTGCGGCAGGCATTGGCTTGTTCCTGGCGTTCATCGCGTTCTGGGACTCGAAGATCGTGCGGGACCCGGGTGCAGAGTTCGACCCCACGCCGTCAGAGTTTGGCCAAGGCGGCTACATCCAGTCGTGGACGATGGTCGTCTTCTTTGTCGGTCTCCTTGTCGCCGCCATCTTGATGGTCCGCAAGGTCAAGGGGGCATTGCTGATCTCGATTGTCGCCGCCACGGTGTTGGGCTTCATCATCGAGGCGATTCGCCCGCAGCAGTGGGGCCTCAACGTCCCGACGTTCGACGGCTGGTCTCTCGACGCACTGTCATTCGACACGCTGTTCAAGGTCGACCTGTTCGGAGCATTCACTGAGGGCAGCGGAGTCGGATTCGTCTCCGCACTCCTGCTGGTGTTCTCGCTGCTCGTCGTCGACTTCTTCGACACGATGGGCACCATGACGGCCGTCGGCGAAGAGGCAGGGCTTAACGACGCCGAGGGCATCCCAGCCAACTCTCAAGAGGTGTTGATCGTCGACTCCCTCGGCGCGATCGCCGGTGGTCTTGGAGGCGTGTCGTCCAACACCGCATACATCGAGTCGGCTTCCGGTGTGGGTGACGGTGCGCGCACGGGTCTTGCCTCGATCGTGACAGGCATTGCCTTCTTGGTGACGATGCTTGTCACCCCCATCGCACAGGTGATCCCGTACGAGGCCGCGACGCCGGTGCTCGTCATCGTGGGTCTGCTGATGCTGGCCGCGGCTGTTGACATTGACTGGAAGGACTACCGCATCGCGGTGCCTGCCTTCCTGACCATGATCGTCATGCCGTTCAGCTACTCGATCGCCGCTGGCATCGGCGTGGGCCTCATCGCCTATGTCGTGATCAACGCCGCGACGGGCAAGGCGAAGGCCATCAAGCCACTGATGTGGGTGGCGGCTGGCGCATTCGTGATCTACTTCGCGATCCCGGCGCTCAAGGCCTGGTTCAACATCAGCTGA
- a CDS encoding MFS transporter — MVPTFGHAPTTSPSAERVRSAHRALLVTFAALGMLLTTFLSRIPTVRDLLGVSAAGLAILLLFGALGALVALLAAGWANARFGSRALLWWASIAHLAALVSLGLSTAAGSPVFFATASFFVSLAFALSNVPANAEAAEVERHVGRSIMPQFHAGFSVGMGIGLAIGAAASHWHVAPAWHFAIAALAVTVVRLAVIPIAVLDGTPDPRVAAQSLGGPFATAGAEYRNRRVLLIGAIVFAAAMTEMIAAQWLSLAVVDDFGQRESTGDIIYWIFVAAMFSFRMSGAGIIDRLGRVVTLRASAIFAAVGVTLFAFTPTFWLVPLAVILWGAGAALNYPIGFSAAADDPRHAAARVAAVSSFSTVAGLMVPQAIGQMAEWIPLRQAMLIVVIGSIASFTLARAVRADRQLFRSRRRQERAVGAGLLSRKKTDPAAVIDVAGEAVPMHRGDEGARLR, encoded by the coding sequence ATGGTTCCGACCTTCGGTCACGCGCCGACGACATCGCCCTCCGCCGAGCGGGTGCGTTCTGCTCATCGCGCCCTCCTCGTGACTTTTGCCGCGCTCGGCATGCTGCTGACCACCTTCTTGTCGCGCATCCCGACTGTCAGGGACCTGCTTGGCGTCTCCGCAGCGGGTCTGGCCATCCTGCTGCTCTTTGGTGCGCTCGGCGCTCTGGTTGCCCTCCTGGCGGCCGGTTGGGCCAACGCACGGTTTGGCTCGCGCGCCTTGCTGTGGTGGGCGAGCATCGCACACCTCGCCGCGCTCGTCTCGCTTGGCCTTTCCACCGCGGCTGGCTCGCCGGTGTTCTTCGCCACGGCGTCGTTCTTTGTGAGCCTCGCGTTCGCCCTGTCCAATGTCCCTGCCAACGCGGAAGCTGCGGAGGTCGAGCGCCACGTGGGCCGCTCGATCATGCCGCAGTTCCATGCTGGCTTTTCCGTCGGCATGGGCATCGGCCTCGCGATTGGCGCCGCCGCGTCGCACTGGCACGTGGCCCCTGCGTGGCACTTCGCCATTGCCGCGCTCGCGGTCACGGTGGTGCGGCTTGCCGTGATTCCCATCGCGGTGCTGGACGGCACTCCAGATCCGCGGGTGGCGGCGCAGTCGCTCGGCGGGCCCTTCGCGACAGCTGGGGCCGAGTACCGCAACCGGAGAGTGCTCCTCATTGGAGCGATCGTCTTCGCGGCTGCCATGACAGAGATGATCGCTGCTCAATGGCTGTCGCTCGCGGTAGTGGACGACTTCGGCCAGCGTGAGTCGACAGGCGACATCATTTACTGGATCTTCGTGGCCGCGATGTTCTCTTTCAGGATGTCGGGGGCTGGGATCATCGACAGGCTTGGTCGCGTGGTGACACTTCGCGCCTCCGCGATCTTCGCCGCGGTGGGCGTCACGCTCTTTGCCTTTACGCCGACGTTCTGGCTGGTACCGCTCGCGGTCATCCTGTGGGGAGCGGGCGCCGCACTCAATTATCCGATCGGCTTCTCGGCAGCCGCCGACGACCCACGCCACGCAGCTGCGCGAGTGGCAGCGGTCTCGTCCTTCTCCACGGTGGCTGGACTGATGGTCCCTCAAGCCATCGGTCAGATGGCCGAGTGGATCCCGTTGCGTCAAGCGATGTTGATCGTGGTGATCGGCTCGATCGCGTCGTTCACGCTGGCAAGAGCCGTGCGTGCCGATCGCCAGCTCTTCCGATCGCGTCGGCGCCAAGAGAGGGCCGTCGGCGCGGGGCTGTTGAGCCGCAAGAAGACGGACCCTGCGGCCGTCATCGACGTCGCAGGCGAGGCGGTTCCCATGCATCGAGGCGATGAGGGCGCGCGGCTACGCTAA
- a CDS encoding MaoC/PaaZ C-terminal domain-containing protein, with protein sequence MSDETLPAFSSLNVGDQVAAREVEITRDTLVRYAAASGDFNPIHYNDAFAQQVGLPGVIAHGMLTMGIGASVIEEWAGAGNIADFQARFTRPVPVPALESAHVSVTAVVGALDHELQQARIDVTVTFEGAKVLGKAQAIVDCA encoded by the coding sequence ATGAGCGACGAGACCCTGCCAGCCTTTTCCTCTCTCAACGTGGGCGACCAGGTGGCAGCGCGCGAGGTGGAGATCACCCGCGACACGCTAGTGCGCTACGCCGCCGCGTCGGGTGATTTCAATCCCATCCACTACAACGACGCGTTCGCCCAGCAAGTCGGTCTCCCTGGGGTCATTGCTCACGGCATGCTGACGATGGGAATCGGCGCGTCCGTGATCGAAGAATGGGCTGGCGCCGGAAATATCGCCGACTTCCAGGCTCGCTTCACGCGTCCCGTTCCCGTCCCCGCGCTCGAGTCCGCGCACGTCAGCGTGACCGCCGTGGTGGGCGCTCTCGATCATGAGCTCCAGCAGGCGCGCATCGACGTCACGGTGACGTTCGAAGGTGCCAAGGTGCTGGGCAAGGCACAAGCGATCGTGGACTGCGCCTAG
- a CDS encoding UDP-N-acetylmuramate dehydrogenase codes for MTAFADLTTLRVGGPARELVEAASDDELIEAMRDADAAGTPVLVLGGGSNLLVSDAGFNGVVVRDARRDVDSHVTLQNDGACGGLTITAAAGVPWDALVERAVASKWSGFEALSGIPGSTGATPVQNVGAYGADVSEIIAQVRTWDRATQSVRTLPLMSLGFSYRDSLLKRSMRGGADDGALWAPSPRYVVLSVTFHTRMASLSAPVRYAQLAAALGVQQGERVPITEVREAVLALRRSKGMVLDRADPDTWSAGSFFTNPVLDASAAAALDPDAPRFPAGPGAPDGAIKTSAAWLIEHAGFGKGFAVADDARASLSTKHTLALTNRGGASAEDLVQLARAVRDGVRERFGVTLMPEPVTLGVEI; via the coding sequence ATGACCGCGTTCGCAGACCTCACGACTCTCAGAGTCGGCGGCCCTGCGCGCGAACTCGTTGAAGCCGCGTCGGACGACGAACTGATCGAGGCGATGCGCGACGCCGACGCGGCGGGCACTCCTGTGCTCGTCTTGGGCGGGGGCTCCAACCTCTTGGTGTCCGATGCTGGCTTCAACGGAGTGGTCGTCCGCGACGCGCGGCGAGACGTCGACAGCCACGTCACGCTCCAGAACGACGGTGCGTGCGGAGGGCTGACAATCACGGCGGCTGCGGGAGTTCCGTGGGACGCGCTGGTGGAGCGGGCGGTCGCGTCGAAGTGGTCCGGGTTCGAGGCACTGTCGGGCATCCCAGGCTCCACCGGAGCGACACCTGTGCAGAACGTCGGTGCCTACGGTGCCGACGTCTCCGAGATCATCGCGCAAGTGCGAACGTGGGATCGCGCCACGCAATCGGTGCGGACGCTGCCCTTGATGAGCCTCGGGTTCTCGTATCGCGACTCCCTGCTCAAGCGGTCGATGCGAGGAGGCGCCGACGATGGCGCGTTGTGGGCGCCGAGCCCCCGTTACGTCGTGCTGTCGGTGACCTTCCACACGCGCATGGCATCGCTGTCCGCGCCCGTGCGATACGCGCAACTCGCGGCGGCTCTTGGCGTCCAGCAGGGCGAGCGCGTGCCGATCACCGAGGTGAGAGAGGCGGTACTCGCGCTCAGGCGTTCGAAGGGAATGGTGCTCGACAGAGCCGATCCCGACACGTGGAGCGCCGGATCGTTCTTCACCAATCCCGTGCTCGACGCCTCCGCCGCCGCGGCTCTCGACCCTGACGCACCGCGTTTTCCCGCGGGTCCCGGTGCGCCCGACGGGGCCATCAAGACCAGCGCGGCATGGCTGATTGAGCACGCCGGTTTTGGCAAAGGCTTCGCGGTGGCGGACGACGCGCGGGCTTCGTTGTCGACCAAGCACACCTTGGCGCTGACCAACAGGGGAGGGGCGTCGGCTGAGGACCTGGTGCAGCTGGCGCGCGCCGTGCGTGACGGGGTGCGCGAGCGGTTTGGCGTCACGCTCATGCCCGAACCCGTCACCCTGGGCGTCGAGATCTAG
- a CDS encoding LacI family DNA-binding transcriptional regulator, translating to MSAKRRPTMADVAARAGVSLSTVSLTYSGAGPISPDMRSRVEKAAADLGYAGPSPRAQALRSGRSRVVGLVIHERLHFALRDPFTLRVLDALIGDLGEMGQGVLLLSSPSENPTEPNLLATAAMDAAVLMRVRDHDEPALDILARRELPFAIVEGTAPGAAAITIPDRRATADLIRHLVALGHERIATVTLPREGRRDTGIYEGELLAGALWTPTRNRLAAFGEAGVEPCVVIESSASMVEAGVAAGHLAFSHPSKPTAVVCQSDLLAGGVVLAARERGLRVPEDVSITGFDGLDLPWLQPLDLTTVPQDGAAKGHLIAQGVRALLSGDEPPVIELPLEIRIGNSTAQATP from the coding sequence ATGAGCGCAAAGCGCCGGCCCACCATGGCCGACGTCGCCGCCCGCGCAGGCGTCTCGCTATCGACCGTCTCCCTCACGTACTCCGGGGCCGGTCCTATCTCGCCCGACATGCGCTCGAGGGTCGAGAAGGCGGCCGCCGATCTCGGTTACGCAGGCCCCTCACCGCGGGCCCAGGCTTTGCGTTCAGGGCGCAGCAGGGTGGTCGGCCTCGTGATCCACGAGAGGCTCCACTTCGCGCTCAGGGATCCCTTCACGCTGCGAGTGCTCGACGCGCTCATCGGCGACCTCGGGGAGATGGGCCAAGGCGTCCTCCTGCTGTCCTCTCCGTCAGAGAATCCGACCGAGCCGAACCTCCTGGCCACAGCGGCCATGGATGCCGCCGTCCTGATGCGCGTGCGCGACCACGACGAGCCGGCGCTCGACATTCTGGCTCGTCGGGAACTGCCCTTCGCGATTGTCGAGGGGACGGCGCCGGGGGCGGCAGCGATCACCATCCCAGACCGCAGGGCAACGGCCGATCTGATCCGCCACCTCGTGGCACTCGGCCACGAGCGCATCGCCACCGTCACGCTGCCCAGAGAAGGCCGTAGGGACACGGGCATCTACGAAGGCGAGTTGTTGGCTGGGGCGCTGTGGACGCCGACGCGCAATCGCCTGGCGGCCTTCGGCGAGGCGGGCGTCGAGCCTTGCGTCGTGATCGAGTCGAGCGCCTCCATGGTGGAGGCTGGCGTCGCAGCCGGACACCTGGCCTTCAGCCATCCGTCGAAGCCCACCGCCGTCGTGTGCCAGTCAGACTTGCTGGCCGGTGGCGTGGTGCTCGCCGCGCGCGAGCGGGGGCTGCGGGTCCCCGAGGACGTCTCGATCACCGGCTTCGACGGGCTCGACCTGCCCTGGCTACAGCCACTCGACCTCACCACGGTCCCTCAGGACGGCGCCGCAAAGGGCCACCTCATTGCTCAGGGCGTCAGGGCCCTGCTCAGCGGAGACGAACCGCCCGTCATTGAACTCCCGCTCGAGATTCGCATCGGCAACAGCACCGCCCAGGCCACCCCCTAA